GATGCGAATGATTTTTCTATGAAACTCATGATCACCATGACTCATATTGATCCTCGCGATATTCATCCCGGCCAAAGCTAGGCTTCGGATCATATCTTTTGAAGCAGTCGCAGGCCCAATGGTGCAAACGATCTTTGTTTTTCTGGCTCTTAATTGTTCTATTGCTGGCATAATTTTATGGTTTTAGTTTGGGTAAGATTCGGTTTAAAAAATCTAACTGCGATTCTGCAATGTCGAATTTTTCTTGGTTCGGGAATTTGTCGTTACGTTGGCGTTCACTCTCAGCGGAAACTTTATCAAAAAGTTTTTTACCATGCCGTTTCAAATACCCAGTTGAAACAAGTATGGGCCAAGGGAACTTTTCTCTTTGGTTTCGGATTGGAAAACTATAGATTTCCTTTCCTCCAAATTTTTTAAGGAAAAAAATCAAATTTTCTTCGGTAAACTTTCCATTGAGTTTGGATAAAACATACTCGCGATCTGGATACACTCCAAACTCCCAAGCTTCATCCAAAATGCGAATGATCGCTTCAATGGATTCTTTCCATTTTTTTTCTTCTTCAGGACTGCCTTGGCGAACTGGTTCGGAGCTTTCATCGTCATCTGAGGATTGGTTTGTTTGCGTCGATTGAGTATGACCTTGTTTTGATTTACGTTCGGCGTCTTTTTCTGCTTCTTCTCTTTCTTTCAGTCTTGCTTTGACCAATTTTTCTTTTTCTTGGGAGATTTTTTTTACTTTTTGGCTCGCCAAATCTCTTGTGAGTTGTTGCTGCAATCGTGCTTTGATGGGAGGTATTTCAAATTTATGGACAGTCATACTACCCATGATCATTCTCCACAACCGAGTGAAAAATGGCAAAAATTGAAACAAACTTTGTGCTTCGATTTCTTCCAGGAGACGTTTGGGACTTTCATCATTTAAGTGGAGCATAACATTCATTTGGTTCAGAACTCGAATTTCTAAGTCAGAATGTTTGATTTGGAAGGTACGTTTCGCCGATTCGATTGCTTGCGGGATACATGCTTTATGCAAAATAAATTCATTATAAACCCGTTTGTCTGCGTATTCGGTATACAATACTTCCGGTTGCGAAAGTAACATAGCCCGAAACTCATCCGTGAGCGGTTCTCCACTCACACGAAGCAGGTTTACCTCAACAATGCGACCTGCTTCCGCTAGAAATGCCATAAGGTCTTCAATATGTTGTTTGCGTTTTTGTTTTTCTTCTCTTTCTTTATCTTTTTCTATGATTTCATTTAACACCAAACACTCTTCCATAAGTGTTTTTTGGTCACCATAGGATTCATTCATGTATCCTTTGATTTCTGTTAAAATATTTTTTGGTGAATTCCAAGAGTCTTCTGTTACTTCGCCCATCACACCTAAGTTTTTTAAGGCAGGGTAAATCGTATTCTTTGCATAATCCACATAGGCATCATAACGATCTGCAATTTCCGAAGGTCTGTTGTATAAAAACACACTTTTGTTCGCAGGCCTAGAAGCCGAATCATTCCGAAAGAAAAATAAAATTTTGTCATCTACCAATTGTTTGAGGATTGGTTTGAGATGGATGACAATGGTTGCATCCTTTTGCACTTTGGTTTTGTCATACGGACATTGGAACAAATTACCAATTTCAGTGGATGCATAGGTATCAAAAAGTCGATTGGCATCCACTGCGGCCTTGATGACCTTTCGCATTTTTTCCTTTCCCACATACTTTCTTTTTTCGTTAAACCAACCTTTGATGGCAGAAGTCGAAAGTTCATTGAGTCCAAGTGCATACCGGAATGCAGTACCAGCATCCGAAGTGGTTGGTCTTGCAAAGACAGTATTGTGTTTGATGAATGTTCTCGGATTTTCTGGATCCCCTGGTTCATTGGGGTGGAATTCCAATACATTTAGTTTTTTGATGATGGCAGGATTTTGTTTGTAACTCAGATCGATCACATAGTTTTCTGTGCGATCCCGATCAATGGAACTATCCCTTTCAATCTGTTCCACATTGGGCAGGACTCGATTTTGTAAAAACTTGTCAGTCCATTCAAAGATAACGAGTAATACCTTATAAATCCCTTTATAAGAAAAATCTCCTCGAGAATCCATTGCCTGCACCTTTTGGAGACAGGCAGTGTAGTCCATGACTTTTAATTCTGGGAGATTTGGATCTAACATGTGGCTTGCGGGTCCTTACTTAAAATATCCTTTTTTATACAATAACTCGGCATTCAAAATGGCGGCACCCGCAGCACCTCGAATCGTGTTATGCGAAAGAACAACCCACTTCCAGTCCAAGATCGAATCTTCTCGTAACCTTCCCACAACAGTTGTCATACCCCTTCCCGTGTCTAAATCGAGACGTGGTTGGGGGCGGTCGTTTTCTTCGCGGTAAAGGATAGCGGGGTTTGGTGCAAACGGCAATCCCAATTTCTGAGGTTCTCCTTGAAAATCAGCCCAAACCTTTAAAATCTCTTCTTTTTTTGGTTTTTTCTCGAAAGCAACAGAAACACAAACCGTATGACCGTCAAACACGGGCACTCGGTTGCAATGGGCAGAAATTTTAAAGTCCGCCGATTTGATGATTCCACCTTCTACTGTTCCTAAACATTTTTGTGGTTCGACTTCTGCTTTGTCTTCCTCGCCACCAATGTATGGCACTACGTTTCCAAGGATATCCATCGTTGGAACTCCAGGGTAACCGGCCCCTGAGATCGCTTGCATCGAAAATAGCATCACTGATTTTAAACCGAAGGCATCCATCAATGGTTTTAAGGAAATCGTCACACCCATAATGGTACAATTGGAGTTTGTGATGATTTTTCCTTTTGTCTTTTGTGCTGAGAGGACATCCAAATGATGTGCATTCACTTCTGCAGAAAGGATCGGAACATTTGGATCCATTCTGTGGTTTTTGGAATTGGATAAAACAATGACACCAGCTTCTGCGTAAGCAGTTTCCACTTCCCCTGCAATGGATGCATCAAGGCCGCTAAACACAAGTTGCACGCCCTTCGTTACATTTGGATCTGGTAAAGATATGATAATGTCTTTTGCATAAGAAGGAATGTCAGAAGAAATCTTCCAACGAGACTTCATCACCTCACCATAGGTTTGGCCTGCGCTTTTTTCAGAAGCTGCTAAATGAGTCACCGTAAAATAAGGGTGATTCTCCAAAAGTTGAATGAATCTTTGACCGACGGAACCTGTTGCACCCAGGACTCCAACTTTGATTTTTTCCATAATTTTCCTTATCTAATGTAAGGATTGAAAAACATGTTATTTCGGAAAGAGATTTCCAATTCTTTCCGCATAAATCGGATTCATTTGTTCCATTCCCACATAAGTGAAGTGATGGAAATCGGAAAAACCCTGCATGGGTAACACATCGTGGATGTCCCAAAAATGAACCGAGCCAGATTCCATGGACTGGAGGTAACGCAAGTGGTCTTTGTACCATTCCGAATCTTCATACCAACGAAGGGAGATTGGGTTTTCTGGGTTATTGATGAGTAAAAATGGTACATTCCGATTTCGGAAATGGTCTGCAATTTTTTGGATGTATCGAAAATGAAAAAAAGGCCGAAACTTTTCGTTTCGAATTCGTTCTTTGGCAAGTTTTAATGCGACTAAATAACCAATCCCCGGACGTTTGTCCAAACCCTCTAACAAACGATAGTAAAAATATCGAGTGTACGTCTCGTCATCCATTCCATTGTATCGAAAGTCTTCCGTCCTTGGTTCCCGAATGTATTGGACACCTGATCTTGGTTCCTCCAATCCAAAAGTTTGTTCGAGACGAACTCCCATGGGATCCCAATGGTAATCGAGATAAGCTCCACTTGCTTCATGGGCATACCAAACTCGTTCCAATGTGGCTGTGATTTTGTTTCTTTCCCGAAAGAAGTCGACATCCAAATGAATCTGGGTCCAACGCGCTTGGCTTAAATTCACTACTTGATTATGATTACCATTCGAAAATACGAGCTGGCAATTGGAACCCGCTAGCAAAAAGGGAGTCACCTCAATCCAAAACCCTTTTTCTTCCATTTTTTTGGTTGGGAAAAAACTAAACTGTTTTCCAGTCCACCCAAGACCATTCACACTTTCTGGAATGGAAACTCCCATATAAGAATGGTAACTTGTATTCCTTCCGAATCGGTGTTGGATTAAATTTTGAAGGTTTTGTTCATAAATGTCTTTGTACCGGTAAAAGGAAAAACTGGAAGATACGAGATACCGAGACCATGTTTCGAAGTCCATTTTGGAACCCACTTCCAGTAAGGTTTCTTTTGGAAACACCCATAGTGACTGGGGTGCTTCACCAAAGGTCAATGCATCTTGAATCACTAATCCTTCGTCTACTGAATCATTTCTCCCCTCAGGGAACAAAACATAAGTTCGGTGGAGTCGGTAATCAATGAAGTTTACCGGATAAACTACTAAATCAGGTTTAAGTGGCTCCAACCAATCAAGAAGAAGGTAAACATACAAGGGACTATTCCCTGCATACGCTAAATAAAAAACATCCGCATCCAGTGCATATTTTTCCTTTAATGTTTTTTCTAGTGAAGACGCATCGATCGAATAATAAGCAACAGAACTTCCGACAATGATGATTCTTTTTTTGGATTTAGGAAGAGAGCGGATCCTTTCGTATTCGTATAAAAAATTAAAGAAGTGATTGGTATTCCAAGGAGACTCATTTGGCAAATGGAACTGGAGTTTCTGGAATACGAAAAAATCGATTCCAAACAAAAAAACCAAAAAACAAATGAGGAAAAAAAGCCGTTTTTTCATTCAATTCCCTAAAAGACAAAGTAAACAAAAGGTTTACTCTCAGCAGAATATAATACAATCAAAACCAAACTCAAAACAGCTACGAAGGCGAAAAAAGCCAATTTTCCTAAGGAATTTTGATATTCCTTAAATCTTTTTAACAGCTGTTTGTTTTCTTTAAAAATTTTATTTCCTAAAAAATGACCAAAACTTAGCAATATAAAACAATACACAAACTTCATTTCCAATCGATACGGGAGGAAAAAACCCTCTTTTTTCGCAAAAAGGCCCTGTAGGTAACACAGAGAATCTTCTAAATTGGCACTTCGAAAGAAAATCCAAAGGAGACTCACAGATAAAAACGTTAAAACGACCTTCAATGGTTTCAAGGAGGAGGCTTGCGGAATCAAACTTCGTTTCCCAAACCACC
This Leptospira biflexa serovar Patoc strain 'Patoc 1 (Paris)' DNA region includes the following protein-coding sequences:
- the asd gene encoding aspartate-semialdehyde dehydrogenase — its product is MEKIKVGVLGATGSVGQRFIQLLENHPYFTVTHLAASEKSAGQTYGEVMKSRWKISSDIPSYAKDIIISLPDPNVTKGVQLVFSGLDASIAGEVETAYAEAGVIVLSNSKNHRMDPNVPILSAEVNAHHLDVLSAQKTKGKIITNSNCTIMGVTISLKPLMDAFGLKSVMLFSMQAISGAGYPGVPTMDILGNVVPYIGGEEDKAEVEPQKCLGTVEGGIIKSADFKISAHCNRVPVFDGHTVCVSVAFEKKPKKEEILKVWADFQGEPQKLGLPFAPNPAILYREENDRPQPRLDLDTGRGMTTVVGRLREDSILDWKWVVLSHNTIRGAAGAAILNAELLYKKGYFK